The Rhizobium sp. ZPR4 DNA segment ACATAATTGGTGGTTGCGTCGCAGACCTCGATTGACACTTCGAAGAAGTCGATCGAATCCGGGTCCATGTAGAAATCCAAATTCGGATTGTAGGATTTCCTCCCTACCTTGATCCTTCCGATGACGTGAACTTTATCCTTTTCTTCCCCGGAGAGGATTTTCAGGACATGGGCGATCTTCGTTTCATCCGTAAGCTCGAATACAAACTTGGCGTCGTATGGGCTGGTTTCGAACTCGAAATAGCGAGCCATAAATTTTCTCCATGTTGAAAATTGGAATAGGGCAACGTTGGTTAGGTGAGCTTCCACTTGCGGAAGCCTCGTGAAAATTAGTTTTTGCTTAACTTATTTCAATCCATCGATTTTATTGGGTTTTATCCAATTTTTTCTGACCGATGCGCAGGCATTTTCATATTCCGCCGGTATTGCCGATCCTGATCGGAGGACGGGCGTTGTAGAGGTGGCGTGGCTTTGTCAGGAGCTGCCAATGCGCCATGATCTTTCTGTCGAAAGCGCGCGAAACAGAGGCGGAATTTATTGTTTTGGTGTCGCCTGGATTTGCCTCGATCGCTGGTTTCACCAGGGCAGTGATTTAAGTCAACGGACCTGCAAGGAGATAGAGTGGTTCAGCTTCTCATGGAATCTCTGGACGGCTCTATCTCTTTATTTTAAGCAATTATGGACGGAAAACCGCTGTGCACTTTTCCTGGAATTGCTCTAACGATCGGGTCGCACGATTGCCCAGAAGGTGGCGCCGACCACGGCCCACGTCGTCCCGAATGCAAGCGGCACATAGGGGCGATGGACGATGACTTCCATCAGGTATGAGAGCGCGAAGCCCGGCCCGAGCGTAGCGAAGGCTGCAATGAAACCGACGACCCACGCGATGATCGCAAGCACGAACCATGTAACCAGATAAGCTCGAAGCGAGCGGCGGCCCCGCCTGCCCAGCCATATATGCGATGGCAGTCCAATGGCGAGGACGGCCGCATATCCTAGGAGCGCACCTGCCGAAGTCGCCGTCCAGATCCATGACGGCCTGCTGGTATCGCTCAGGACATGTGGCACCGGCCAGAAGAGGGCGGTAGCGACGGCGAGAAGGAAGGGGACCCAGAGCGGAGCCAGCAGCAAAGCGGTTGCCAAACGTTTCATGTGGGGTCCGTGAACCGAGGATAGTGACGGCGGATCGCAGTCGCCGTGGAGTTTTCGAATTTCGCGTCCGCCCATAGGACGTTCTCCGATGCGTGTCGTCAAGCGCCCGCGAGCATAAGCGGGCGGGATTGCGCAATGGTTGTACGGAGCGGGAGCTTCAGGCGGGCGAGGGGCGTGATCTCTGCCAGCTCAGGTTCTTCAGAAGATTGCGCAATGGCTTTTCGACGGCTTCATAGGCACAGATGCCGAGAACGGTGCCACCGATGACGCCGATGAAGGTAATGGCGTCAGAAGGTATCTGCATCGACGCCATCAGCTTGACGACCACCGAAATGGCCAAGGTGTGCCAGAGGTAGATCGAATAGGAGCTGTTGCCGAGATAGGTAAGAAGGGGGATGGAGGGCAACTTGCCGCTGCGCTCCACCGACACCATGCCGAGCACGAGGGCAACAGCGAGCGGTCCACAGGTTAGCTCGTCGAAGTCCAGGCCGAGGATCTGGATCGTGGCAAAGCCCGACAGGGCGACGGCGATCAGGGCAAGGCCGAGACCTGCCCCCGGCACGTGTCCGGATAGCCAGAGGCGCCCGAGGATGGCGCCGGCGACGAATTCCAGGATGATCGGCCGCGTATAGGTCAGAAGCAGCGGCGACTGCGGATCGATGATGCCGCCAGCAAGGACGAAGGCGAGGAAGATCGCCGTCATCCCGGCAAGCCGCAGCCGTTGCGGCAGAAACAGGCAGGCAGCGAAGATGACGTAGAAGAACATCTCGAAATTCAGCGTCCATCCCTGCACCAGAACCGGCCAGATCTCGCCACCGCCTGCGCTTGGCGAGCGAACGGGAATGAACAGCAGCGAGCCGAGAATATGGCTTGCCGTCAGCTTCATGTTCGGAAACAGGCCGATAACGGCGCCGACGATCATGATGGCGGTCACGATCCAGTAGGATGGCGCGATGCGCTGCAGCCGGTCGAGCGCAAAGCGCAGCGGCGTTACCGGCCGGCGCTCGCTCATGGTCCACATGATGAAGCCGCTGATGACGAAGAAGACGTCGACGCCTGCGGCTCCAATGCGAAAATGGCCGCCACTGCGTTCGGCGGCGTGAAACAACACTACGGCGAGCGCGGCAAAGGCACGGAGATATTGAATGCCGTAGAGTGTCTTCATTGACCGGGTCGCGGCTCCCAGTTGACGGGAGGCACGAATTGTATCTGCTCATCCACTCGCGATGGCGCGTTCGTTGGCATACGCGCTCGCATGGAGAGCTTTCCTGCTGTGAAGTAGAACAGGAAGGAGCCGACATGGTACGGATTGAGAATGTCGATCTCCACGAAGGAGCGGATCAGCAACAGGGTCGCGACACCTAGAAGGATGTAGGATTCATCGTTTCTGATGTCGCTCAGAAAACGGCTGATATGGCCGATGAAAGCCGTCAGCAGGATCGAGGCGAGCAAGAAGACGCCGATGAGTCCGGTTTCGACCGTAGTTTCGATATAGGTATTGTGAAAATGGAAGCCGGCGCGGGAGGCGATAAAAAACTCATCCCACAGTCGCTCGGGCTCGGAGAAACCCTGGACCCAGTAGGCTTGATAGCCGACGCCGAAGAACGGGTTCTGCTGCGCAGCCGCGATTCCCTGCTGCCAAAGATAGGTACGTCCGGTGAGCGTGGAATCCTTGCCAAAGGCGCCGAGAACAAGATCGACCGCACCGAGATAGACGCCGGCAACTGCAATGATGATGCCGGAGACGGCCGCTGTCACAAACAGCCTTTTACGCTGCTTGGGCGACAGATATAGGATCACACGCAGGCTTATGCATAACACCACGACCAATCCCGTCGTCAGCACCGATGTTGCCGATGCCGAAGCATGGAGGCAATAGGCCGACAGCAGGCCGGCAAATCCTGCACCCAGCATCCAGATCCGACGTTCGCCAAGGACGAAGACGGCGGCGAAGGCGAAGTAGATGCCGAGCGAGGCGTAAAAGCCGAGCTGGTTCTTGGAGTCGAAGGCGCCGACGAAGCTGTAGCTTCCGTCGATTGGATCGTAGGCATAATAGCCGAACAATATCGA contains these protein-coding regions:
- a CDS encoding calmodulin; this translates as MARYFEFETSPYDAKFVFELTDETKIAHVLKILSGEEKDKVHVIGRIKVGRKSYNPNLDFYMDPDSIDFFEVSIEVCDATTNYVNDHLDEAGGAFLPGYIWCPWSSKVIREVTP
- a CDS encoding acyltransferase translates to MKTLYGIQYLRAFAALAVVLFHAAERSGGHFRIGAAGVDVFFVISGFIMWTMSERRPVTPLRFALDRLQRIAPSYWIVTAIMIVGAVIGLFPNMKLTASHILGSLLFIPVRSPSAGGGEIWPVLVQGWTLNFEMFFYVIFAACLFLPQRLRLAGMTAIFLAFVLAGGIIDPQSPLLLTYTRPIILEFVAGAILGRLWLSGHVPGAGLGLALIAVALSGFATIQILGLDFDELTCGPLAVALVLGMVSVERSGKLPSIPLLTYLGNSSYSIYLWHTLAISVVVKLMASMQIPSDAITFIGVIGGTVLGICAYEAVEKPLRNLLKNLSWQRSRPSPA
- a CDS encoding O-antigen ligase, which gives rise to MRIAKSLFVRPGSNATYGMVAIALSFFVFAYSSRFGQPSILLYYALWFPLVMIDYRNVLGSYNRQLWLFAFGVFTCLSIFWSVVPSVTARAAIQYMTHIFCALVAMRTLDIRTLTRGAIAGTAIVLIYSILFGYYAYDPIDGSYSFVGAFDSKNQLGFYASLGIYFAFAAVFVLGERRIWMLGAGFAGLLSAYCLHASASATSVLTTGLVVVLCISLRVILYLSPKQRKRLFVTAAVSGIIIAVAGVYLGAVDLVLGAFGKDSTLTGRTYLWQQGIAAAQQNPFFGVGYQAYWVQGFSEPERLWDEFFIASRAGFHFHNTYIETTVETGLIGVFLLASILLTAFIGHISRFLSDIRNDESYILLGVATLLLIRSFVEIDILNPYHVGSFLFYFTAGKLSMRARMPTNAPSRVDEQIQFVPPVNWEPRPGQ